One region of Triticum aestivum cultivar Chinese Spring chromosome 6B, IWGSC CS RefSeq v2.1, whole genome shotgun sequence genomic DNA includes:
- the LOC123139197 gene encoding F-box/LRR-repeat protein 14, with product MEDLPEPLLADIINRITVSSDLNSLCLVSKRLCAVEAEHRDAIRVGCGVDPTTEALTSLFSRFSNLWKVEISYSGWTPSHGDQVNNQGILVLSHHCPLLSDVTLSFCAHIDDAGLSYLAYCKKLRSLRLSFAPAITSTGIFRVAVSCCYLSVLHLVDCIAIESVEWLEYLGRYGSLRELVLKDCDGISQYDLLKFGPGWRKLQRFDFEINGTYWLSERPDPSYVVGYPYSYDICCDNLKDLRLAHIVTKPEIGLRFLLGKCKALETLYLEYVIGLNEDEMIALFQRCCNLKTISLRLMPLRCEDHWFRTALTDDSLEVLALSCPMLQVVELTFTFCEPCYPTEIGFTQKGIVTLIQSCPIRALVLNGASIFDDEGMKGLSSTQFLEKLELVDCCSITDTGMYLIAQAPCLSHLTLRKCGSVTDDGLAALAHSQKLESLTVIGCRWISQEGVQGAAKSVCYSSETESHDSLKGMNVYRKIRQSP from the coding sequence ATGGAGGATCTCCCGGAGCCACTGCTTGCAGATATCATCAACAGGATTACCGTGTCGAGTGATCTCAATTCTCTTTGCCTCGTGTCAAAGCGGCTCTGTGCCGTCGAGGCGGAGCATAGGGATGCTATCCGTGTTGGCTGTGGCGTTGACCCTACAACAGAAGCCTTGACATCACTGTTCTCCCGGTTCTCCAATTTGTGGAAAGTGGAGATCAGTTACTCTGGTTGGACACCCAGTCATGGGGACCAGGTGAACAACCAAGGCATCCTTGTTCTATCGCATCATTGCCCCTTGCTGTCTGATGTCACCTTAAGCTTCTGTGCACACATTGATGATGCTGGTCTTAGTTATCTAGCTTACTGCAAAAAGTTGAGGTCCCTCAGGCTGAGCTTTGCACCAGCAATAACTTCTACTGGGATTTTCCGGGTGGCCGTTAGTTGCTGCTATCTCTCTGTTCTCCACCTTGTTGACTGTATAGCAATAGAGAGCGTGGAGTGGCTGGAGTATCTTGGGAGATATGGATCATTAAGGGAACTCGTTCTAAAGGATTGTGATGGAATCAGTCAGTATGACCTCCTAAAATTTGGTCCAGGATGGAGGAAGCTCCAAAGGTTTGACTTTGAGATTAATGGAACTTACTGGCTGAGTGAGCGCCCTGACCCCTCATACGTGGTTGGCTACCCATATAGCTATGACATTTGTTGTGATAATTTGAAGGATCTTAGGTTGGCTCATATTGTAACTAAGCCGGAAATTGGACTCCGTTTTCTCCTAGGGAAGTGCAAAGCATTGGAGACACTTTACCTGGAGTATGTTATTGGTCTAAATGAGGATGAGATGATTGCACTATTCCAGAGGTGCTGCAACCTTAAAACCATCTCACTTCGGCTCATGCCTCTGCGCTGTGAAGATCATTGGTTTAGGACGGCATTGACTGATGACAGCCTAGAGGTCCTAGCTCTAAGCTGCCCTATGCTTCAGGTTGTTGAGCTCACTTTCACATTTTGTGAACCCTGTTATCCTACTGAAATAGGCTTCACACAGAAGGGTATTGTGACGCTTATCCAATCATGTCCGATTCGTGCTCTTGTGCTAAATGGTGCCAGCATATTTGATGACGAGGGCATGAAGGGCCTGTCATCCACACAGTTCCTGGAGAAGCTCGAGCTCGTGGATTGCTGCTCTATAACTGATACTGGTATGTACCTCATTGCTCAGGCTCCTTGTTTGAGTCACCTCACACTCCGGAAATGTGGTAGTGTGACAGATGATGGGTTGGCTGCATTGGCACATTCACAGAAGTTGGAGTCACTGACCGTTATAGGTTGCCGCTGGATCTCTCAGGAGGGTGTGCAGGGTGCGGCCAAATCAGTGTGCTACTCATCGGAGACTGAAAGCCATGACAGCCTAAAAGGAATGAATGTGTACAGGAAAATACGTCAGTCGCCCTGA